TCCGCATAACAATACAGACCAAAAGCTATAAAAAATATCTTTCCAGCTATATTTGCTTTGTACGGCCAGTCTTGGCAAATGATTATTAATCATTTCACCAATGCCTTTGTTTTCAAATTCAGCTAAAACAAAATTTAAGCCTCCAAAGGAGGTGATTTGAGAAGAATTTAGTAATTTCATGGTGCTGTTTTTTGGACAACACCAAATTAGGTGAAAATGCAGTAGCTGTAAGACATTGCCTAGCAAAGTTTTACAGCTTTTTATTAACAAGACCTGCGGATTTTAGGCTTTGACGCGTGCTAAAGAATTGCGTGTTTCAAACACGCTGATACAGGGCACGCGTTCGGAAACGCGCGCCAGCTGGGGGCTTTCAATTCTTCTTATAGTTTAGATATCAATTGGTCTGCATGAATTACTTTTTTTTATTAGGTATGCCTTCATTACGAAAGTAAACATCGAGAAACTTTAATTGTACCCGCATGGGAACAATCAAATTTAAAACAAGGATAATCCTGTTCAGAATGCCAGGAACAATGACGACTCTTCCCTTAAGCATTCTTGGTAAAGTATAGGATGCCACCTGCTGTGGTGATAACTGTGAAACACGTGCAAGGTAACCTCCTGCCTGAATCCGCTCAATGACTTTGGGATTGGTGGCAACGCCACCTGGGGCACACACTGAGACTTTGACAGAAGTATTCTTCAATTCAACATGAATAGCCCTGGTAAAATTGTAAACAAAAGACTTGGTCGCACTGTAGACGCTTTTATAGGGTACCGGCTTATAACCTCCGAGGCTGGCCATATTAAGAATATAGGCGTGTTTATGTTTTTTCAACTCAGGAATGAACAACCTGGTAAGCATTACCAATGAACGGATATTCAGGTCGATCATTTCAGCAATATTTTCAGTGGTATGCTTCTCCAGGCGTCCTGAATGTCCAATTCCGGCATTGTTGATAAGCATATTTACCCTTAACCCCCGTTTTTCACACCAGGTAAAAAGCCTTTGTGGGGCATCAGATTCCCTCAAATCCAATTCAAGATACTCCGCTCTGATATCATAAACCTTCCTGAGTTCATCAGTGAGTTCTTTTAATCCTGTGTTTGGTAAAGCCACGAGAATTAAATTCATTTTCCTCTTTGCACATTCCCATGCAAATGCTCTTCCTATCCCTGCACTGGCACCGGTTATCAATGAATATGTGAACATAATCCCGGATAAAATTTTTAATTATTGCTTCTAATCCACTCAATAGTCTTGGACATCCCTTCCTTAAGAGGTGTGATGGTATAACCCAATTCTTTCACAGCCTTTTCACTGGTAAATGACCATTTATACAGATATCGGCGTACAAATCCCGGTGTTATCAGAGGTGAAATACCTGTCAGGCCAGCAAAGAAAATCATAAATTTTGAAAAAGCAAGCATGAGGTGATCAGGAAAATGAAACAACCTGTATTTTTTTCCTGATACATTCTGCAAGACATTAAAAAACTCATTGAATGAAACATTCTCTCCGCCAAGAATATACCTGCTTCCAGGGGTTCCTTTTTCCATCGCCAATATGTGCCCCTGCACCACATCATCAATATAGACATAATTTCCTGTACTCTCTCCGTCAGAAGGAATGAAGTGCCATTTCCCCCTGATGTAACTGCTGATCATCCTGGTGACCGAATTACTGTCGTTGAGTAATCCCGGTCCATATACTCTGGTGGGAAAAACAGAAATCAGTTCCGGACCCTCCTGCAAAAAATTCTTAACTAACTCATCAGC
The genomic region above belongs to Bacteroidota bacterium and contains:
- a CDS encoding SDR family NAD(P)-dependent oxidoreductase, producing MFTYSLITGASAGIGRAFAWECAKRKMNLILVALPNTGLKELTDELRKVYDIRAEYLELDLRESDAPQRLFTWCEKRGLRVNMLINNAGIGHSGRLEKHTTENIAEMIDLNIRSLVMLTRLFIPELKKHKHAYILNMASLGGYKPVPYKSVYSATKSFVYNFTRAIHVELKNTSVKVSVCAPGGVATNPKVIERIQAGGYLARVSQLSPQQVASYTLPRMLKGRVVIVPGILNRIILVLNLIVPMRVQLKFLDVYFRNEGIPNKKK
- a CDS encoding NAD-dependent epimerase/dehydratase family protein, giving the protein MKICITGATGYIGMNLTLRLAGSGHTVHAICRSESKERLIRHDNVKIFRGHILDAVNLENAIQSCDVVFHLAAYAHVWARNPEVYYQVNVEGTRLVLATAARLGIKRVVVTSTAGIFGPSLNGEIITENVVSRIAYLNDYDRSKAMADELVKNFLQEGPELISVFPTRVYGPGLLNDSNSVTRMISSYIRGKWHFIPSDGESTGNYVYIDDVVQGHILAMEKGTPGSRYILGGENVSFNEFFNVLQNVSGKKYRLFHFPDHLMLAFSKFMIFFAGLTGISPLITPGFVRRYLYKWSFTSEKAVKELGYTITPLKEGMSKTIEWIRSNN